The nucleotide sequence atatatatatatatatatatatatatatatatatatatatatatatatatatatatatatatatatatatatatatatatatatatatatatatatatatatatatatatatatatatatatatatatatatatatatatatatatatatatatatatatatatatatatatatatatatatatatatatatatatatatatatatatatatatatatatatatatgtatatgtatatatgtatatatgtatatatgtatatatgtatatatgtatatatatatatatatatatatatatatatatatatatatatatatatatatatatatatatatatatatatatatatatatatatatatatatatatatatatatatatatatatatatatatatatatatatatatatatatatatatatatatatatatatatatatatatatatatatatatatatatatatatatatatatatatatatatatatatatatttatatgcaatataGGCAATGTTTTGTGGTTCTGAAAAAGTAGAAATCTGAAAAACCCTTCCAGATTGAAATCTTGACAATGACTACATCCTGTAGTTTTGAACTAAACAGTTGAAAATGCAAGCATTCTTTTGGTGACAGCTGTTCCCAGATAGTGGCCAAATCACatcgtaaaaaaaaacccagcccAAATGACAACCTTCCGTCCAAGTTAAGATTATGTTAAGTAGCACAAATCTTATCAGCCCACCCAAAGCATTTCTACCGCAACAGGAGGAGCGTAAAAAATAGGCCAATGAGTTGGCTGTTGCTGCCATCTACACGTTGGGTGTGCCATTTTGCACTATTGTGTCTTAGTGTAAACTCAGATTTCAGTACGCCAAAAAGTAACAACAAAACGCCACTTGTGTTTTTGGTTCCGACCCTTTCCCTTCTAAACATGGCCTCTATatttgtgatgtgtgtgtgcatttatgtCCGTGTATTCACATGCTGAGGCGCTTCTCGGCAACGTGGCTCTGAGAGGTGTGCTGGGCGCAGTAGGCGTCGTATTCCTTCTGCTCCTGGTGGCTCATGTCCTGCTGGGTTGAGTGGTAATGTTCCTGTATTTTTTGCAGCGCTTGTGTcgcctgcacacacacacacacacacacacacacacacacacacacacacacacacacacacacacacacacacacacacacacacacacacacacacacacacacacacacacacacacacacacatacacacacacacacacacacacacacacacacacatacacacacacacacacacacacacacacacatcagttGACATTGGCTAACACTGTCGAAATAGTAGTAGGGTGATTCTCTTTTCATCAAAGTATGGCACGAAGCACATCGATGATAAATGCATATATTACTCATTTTGATTTGTATTTCATGTGACCTTTCACAGCAGGTCgctttccaaaaatattttgacatcagAGATTTTTATCCAAGGCCTGGTACCTTGTCATGACGTTCCTGGATACGTCGTGTCTGTGCATTCATTTGTCCCTGGAAGCTTGCCAAGCTATCCTCGTATAGACGTTGTGCATCTTCGGCGTTGGTGATCTCGATGCCACTCAGTCTGTTTAGGAAGGGAGTCAAAAAGTCTGTGTCCTTCTCTTGCAACCACTGCTGCTCTTCGGCTGCGACACGCTCCTAAaccatgcacgcacacacattcacgcacacacccgCAATATTTTTTAGAATGTGAACAGTGTGACAATTTTTCTAACCGCTGTACATTTCAGATTTTGCAGCTTCTCTGCTCGAGTTAATCAGAATGTCTGCGAGTAGATTTTTCTATGGAGCTGCTCTTAGAAAGTGCATTAACTAAGGGTTCTTCCATAGACTTTATGTTGTTGGTCGTCAATATGACTACCAAAATGGCACAATATCATTTGTCAACCTCTCAAAAAATGCTTTCTTTTTGCATTCTCATTAAGAGCTTCATTTGAAAACTCTGAAATTATTCTCCAGTAGttactaatttaaaaatgatgtttagtgtgatttactttctcaaGTATTTGGAAACATTGACAGACATATAAAACTTGAGGGGTTTAgtgcattgtttgtttttgtgtgtcgtGTACCGCACAAGGACAAACCATTTCCTCTCGGAGACTGCGGGCCTTGGCTATCCCTGTGGTAGTCCACGGCGAAAAGTGAAGAAGAATATCTATCTCCTCTTGTTCTCTGCAAGCCACGATGTCTCGCACCTATGCACATATTCATTACTAGCTATCTAAGAATGATTTTCTTTGCATGCTTTCTGTTTCAACtggaaaatgcatatttttctaACTCAGTCTGAACTCCGAAGACACACCAAAAACCCTCCATCCTCACACCTCTTTTTTGGAGCTCTTGATCTGGAGATCGACTTCCTGCTCAGCTTTGATGAGGTCTGAAAGAAGCTCGTACAGACCGAGCGTTTTTAGGGGTTTCTGGTAAGGATCCACCTagatgaagaaagaaaaaaatgttagtgtGCTGCCATTGTTGACATCCGTTTACAACATACCACACGTGcttgtgtatacatacatggaAGCCAGAAACCATGTCAGCCCTGAATTCCGGGTCCCTTGAGCCGAGTGGTTTGATGAACGTCCTCATGCATGGGACAAAGCGGTTCTCCTCCAGATGGTACTTTACCTCAATCTTCCTTTGGGACGCCACAAAGACGCGCTCAGCCACATCCTCATTAGCATCCTTTTTTGGATTCCTGTGGAAACGCTCCAACACTTTCTGtgtacacacaacacacacaatatACTACACTTGTATGGAAATTCAGTCCTAAAGTTGTTACACCATGTTGGCGATAAACACAGAACAACTGACATCAAGCCTAAGTTCTTTTTGTACAACATACCTGATTCAATTAGTTGTGTCTTATAGTAGTGTGTAAAATATGGTCTAAAGTCAATAGCAAAGTAATTAAACCACCTGTTAATGGCAAACTAACTCACAAACATACTGATTGAACCAACCAAAGAAGAATTCAAGACCagcaaacaacttttttttttgtaatctagTTATAATCACTGAGTGACCAGAGTGGACGCAAGGACCGATTGGGTGTCCTGAGAAAGTGATTTACCAGCAAGGGTCTCTCTTCTGGTTTTGTGCCAGTCTGTTCTTGAGGCAACATGGCATTTTGGTCAAAGAGGACTTGTCTGTAGTAGAGGAAGTCCTCACGGCCTTTGAAGCACTCTGTCATTTCCTCCGGTGTGTCCACCCGCCGCACCAGGCCGTCCACACGAGCGCCGCTGAATTCCATCTCGTGCTCGCAGCCGCCTGTCGGGCCTGACGTGTATCTGTGAACTGAGTAGACCGTGAATGGTGCGTTAGGACCAATGCCAATAGAATGacaaatttaaaaggaaaaggaTCATTAAGAAGACAGCCACAGGCGGCAGACTGGGTGAAGCATTTTACAATCTCCCTTTCTTACACTCTTTGGCTCCTCATACATTAGAATACTCACACTACTCATCTTTTTAAGACCTGGACTGTTTATGCTTGAGTTCTAGTATGCATTCTACTTTGACGCTTTCAGGACGACTGGTATAAGGTGAAAACACTGATGATGTTGTGAGATAAATGCGCGTAACTATTTACTACTTACATAGAAGGTGAAACTGTCGTCCCTCTCTGAAGCGCTCGATAGTGATGCCTGTCACTTTATTCACCTCGCGCTCCCGCAGGTGGTCGTTTCTGTTTCTGTACCACTCCTTCACCGTTATCAACTCTGCGTCTGaaacacatacgcacacatttGACTCATACGAGACGGCATCAGTATCACGCACGCGAGTAATGTGCGAATGCTCACAATCAAAGTCCTTGTAGGTGCTCAGTCGGGTCACCAGACCATCCATCCGCAAGTAAGGTGCATACAGCTCCAGTTCCATTTTCTTGTAGCGAGTCATCTTCCAGCCTCCAGGCCAACGGGTCTCTAAGTCTAACAACAACGCAAAACATTtcgacacagagacacacaaatATCTACTTTTACATGCTCTTACCTACAAGTAAAGGAAGCATCCATCTGCTAATTTGTCAAAATTGTACAACATCGTGTAATGTGGTAAGGAGAGAAATTGGATCATTTGTACCTTGTTTGGAGATATAGATGGATTTGACCCAGGTTCTTGGCATCTCAAGGACAcggtcttcctcttcttcttccttcacCAAAATACCATTGAAATTTTATTCTGAAATCATTGTATGTTTAAGACTAAAATTCTTGTCTTTGTCTCTCAAACTTTGCAAACACGTACAACAAAAGTCATGCCCATCATTTTCATCTCCTTCCTCTTGAGGAGTTCAATGTTGAGTTGCCTTTTACTGGTGACACCAAACAACACTGGCTCCCACATTTTGATGTCATGGAGGTCATATACAAGATCCTGTACACACAAACAGCCACATGTTTATGGCTAATAAGTGCGCAATTTCTTTTATATAATACACATAAAAAGATAAACAACCCAGTTCTAATAACAAATTTTGTTATTCCTTCATCTTCAGTTACATTAATCCTTAATAgtctcacgggggtgctggagtcctaTCTCATATGGGCAGTAGGCAgaatacaccctgaattggttgctagccaatcgcagggtgacaaacaaccattctcgCACACCCTCATACCCAGGAATCATTTAATTTAGTCAATTAGCTTTCCATGAATGCAGCAGGAATTGAACCATCGGTCCGAAAAACAGGTATTGGCAGACGTGCCAACAACTCTTCTACCGGGCcgtgaaaaaaaattgccttgTACTATTCCTAAATATTTCTGCCACTCACAGCACTGCCCTCCTTGCAGTCCTGCATGTTGACGTAGTAGTTGAGGTTGTTCCACACACTTTCCACGCCCAGAAAATGCTCATAAGTGGTGCTGTAACTCCTTCCTGTCAGTGGGTCAATCAAGAAGTTCTCCTGGACACTGCGGCACCCAGCCAACACCAGAACCCAGCAGTGAACCCG is from Stigmatopora nigra isolate UIUO_SnigA chromosome 1, RoL_Snig_1.1, whole genome shotgun sequence and encodes:
- the ccdc135 gene encoding dynein regulatory complex subunit 7 — encoded protein: MSSQDEETSTSLESSTEEQDNSGAEQSESVEQVEEAPPVLALSDFLPSLPFPESYRENSVEEIRLLAIADNFQCQYHLLCPERKPLLLCPLNECGIQKFVSGTLRPTMTSHSELLNWDGCASFVADFLSLNPLDPPVELPRFLFSATSVLRSQTATCFEYATLLCSMLLGANYDAYCVSGYASKELCQLDQRRQECPMKNAQAKETDVPAESEPWQRFQREPKSRFLTRVAKKKQEEAEAEAKQHEELPEAPVDTLRGLRVHCWVLVLAGCRSVQENFLIDPLTGRSYSTTYEHFLGVESVWNNLNYYVNMQDCKEGSADLVYDLHDIKMWEPVLFGVTSKRQLNIELLKRKEMKMMGMTFVEEEEEDRVLEMPRTWVKSIYISKQDLETRWPGGWKMTRYKKMELELYAPYLRMDGLVTRLSTYKDFDYAELITVKEWYRNRNDHLREREVNKVTGITIERFREGRQFHLLFHRYTSGPTGGCEHEMEFSGARVDGLVRRVDTPEEMTECFKGREDFLYYRQVLFDQNAMLPQEQTGTKPEERPLLKVLERFHRNPKKDANEDVAERVFVASQRKIEVKYHLEENRFVPCMRTFIKPLGSRDPEFRADMVSGFHVDPYQKPLKTLGLYELLSDLIKAEQEVDLQIKSSKKEVRDIVACREQEEIDILLHFSPWTTTGIAKARSLREEMERVAAEEQQWLQEKDTDFLTPFLNRLSGIEITNAEDAQRLYEDSLASFQGQMNAQTRRIQERHDKATQALQKIQEHYHSTQQDMSHQEQKEYDAYCAQHTSQSHVAEKRLSMHKRSAVQKYRALDQRLKQDPRLAPFLLK